The uncultured Trichococcus sp. DNA window TCAACACCTTGTCAGGCGGGGAAAAACAGCGCGTCGCCTTGATCCGCAACGTCCTTTTCCAACCGAAAATCCTCCTGCTTGATGAAGTGACGAGCGCCTTGGATGAAGCGAATCGCCAGATCATCTGGAAATGGCTTCAGGAAATGCGGAATCATTCCGACATGACGATCATCATGGTCAGCCATAACGAGCAAGAATCCAGCCTGGCGGATAAAAACATCCATATCGTTGCGGGAAAAATCTTGAAAGAGGAGGGGTATTAGGATGGATCTACAAGTCAGTCCAATCACACTCATGTTGAGCTTTTCATTGGTATTGGTGGGAGTCTACATCTCCTACAAGGAAAAATTAGGCACGGCCAAAGACATCTTGTACAGCATCACAAGAGCCGTTGTGCAGTTGATCGCGGTCGGGTACGTGTTGACGTATCTGTTCAATGTGAACAACACGATCGTCACTCTGGCGATGGTTGCAGTCATCGTCTTCAATGCGTCCTGGAATGCCCACAAACGCAGCAGCAGCATCCCGAACTCATTGAAGATTTCGCTCATCGCCATCTCCGCTTCGGCGATTTTGACGTTATCCATTTTGGTCCTGTCCGGGTCCGTCAAATTTATCCCCTCTCAGATTGTGCCGATCACCGGCATGATAGCCGGGAATGCGATGACGACGATCGGCTTGTGTTACCGTAATCTGAACTCTTTGTTCCGTGACCAGCGCCAACAGATTCTGGAGAAACTGTCGCTGGGAGCGACTCCGAATCAAGCTTCGCGCACGATTTTGCGGGAAACGATCAAATCAGGGATGCAGCCATCTTTGGATTCCGCCAAAACGGTGGGAATCGTCTCCTTGCCGGGCATGATGTCGGGCCTGATGTTTGCAGGGACGGTGCCAATGACGGCCATCATGTATCAGATCATGGTTACTTTCATGCTGGTGGCGGCGACAAGCATCTCTTC harbors:
- the fetB gene encoding iron export ABC transporter permease subunit FetB, encoding MDLQVSPITLMLSFSLVLVGVYISYKEKLGTAKDILYSITRAVVQLIAVGYVLTYLFNVNNTIVTLAMVAVIVFNASWNAHKRSSSIPNSLKISLIAISASAILTLSILVLSGSVKFIPSQIVPITGMIAGNAMTTIGLCYRNLNSLFRDQRQQILEKLSLGATPNQASRTILRETIKSGMQPSLDSAKTVGIVSLPGMMSGLMFAGTVPMTAIMYQIMVTFMLVAATSISSYIASFLAYREFYNDRQQLRV